A single genomic interval of Hydrogenobacter sp. harbors:
- a CDS encoding Xaa-Pro peptidase family protein: MKLRKVKELVKKSDLDAFMISSPSNVFYLTGFRSSHAYVIITPDSHHLLTDARYYERAKSFLPEWDVKLIDQNAVKYIKFFLKELGAKRIGYEMDKVSCELKRSLRSKGFAWIGFSGFLKEMRAIKSKEEIGIMREGVKKSDLIYRKLLEFVKPGMREMDLRAFIVEEIFKMGASGESFPAIVASGEGSAIPHWETSQKKIESGKNLLIDMGLVWKGYCTDFTRTVFIGKADEEFRKAYQTVKDAHLFALDKVKVGNTLGDVDRAARKHIERKGFKGLFNHSTGHGIGIDIHEYPRVYYKGKDSKRLIQEGMVFTIEPGIYIPGKFGIRLENIVVVEDDVGKPMSEIDLDLIEL, from the coding sequence ATGAAGCTAAGGAAAGTGAAGGAGCTTGTCAAAAAGAGTGACCTTGATGCCTTTATGATAAGTTCTCCATCAAACGTCTTTTATCTCACTGGTTTTAGATCGAGTCACGCATATGTGATAATTACTCCAGACAGCCATCACCTACTTACTGATGCAAGATATTACGAGAGAGCAAAGAGTTTCCTTCCTGAATGGGATGTAAAACTCATAGATCAGAACGCTGTAAAGTACATAAAGTTTTTTTTGAAAGAGCTTGGGGCTAAGAGGATAGGTTACGAAATGGATAAGGTGAGCTGTGAACTAAAACGTTCGCTAAGATCAAAAGGTTTTGCGTGGATAGGTTTTTCTGGTTTTCTAAAAGAGATGAGAGCGATAAAAAGTAAAGAAGAGATAGGGATAATGCGTGAGGGTGTTAAAAAGAGCGATCTCATATATAGAAAACTCCTTGAATTTGTTAAACCCGGTATGAGAGAAATGGACTTAAGGGCTTTCATAGTGGAAGAGATTTTCAAAATGGGTGCAAGCGGAGAGAGCTTTCCAGCTATAGTGGCAAGCGGTGAAGGTTCCGCGATACCTCACTGGGAAACTTCCCAAAAGAAGATAGAGTCGGGTAAAAACCTTCTTATAGACATGGGTCTGGTTTGGAAGGGTTATTGTACAGACTTCACAAGAACTGTATTCATCGGCAAAGCTGACGAGGAGTTCAGAAAAGCTTATCAAACCGTTAAAGACGCACACCTTTTTGCTCTTGATAAGGTAAAAGTAGGAAATACCTTAGGAGATGTGGATAGAGCTGCAAGAAAGCACATAGAAAGGAAGGGATTCAAGGGACTGTTCAATCACTCTACTGGACACGGTATAGGTATTGATATACACGAATATCCGAGAGTCTATTATAAAGGAAAAGACAGCAAAAGGTTAATACAGGAAGGTATGGTCTTTACTATAGAGCCGGGCATATACATTCCGGGTAAGTTCGGTATTCGGCTTGAAAACATAGTGGTAGTAGAGGATGATGTGGGCAAGCCTATGTCAGAAATAGATCTTGACTTGATAGAGTTGTAA
- the carA gene encoding glutamine-hydrolyzing carbamoyl-phosphate synthase small subunit: protein MKRAILALEDGTYFVGYSFGAEGEAQGEIVFNTSMTGYQEILTDPSYKGQIVVMTYTQIGNYGVNDEDVESGKVQVNGFVVKELSVFYSNWRAKKSLDDYLKEYGVVGIQGIDTRALVKKIREKGVLRGIISTRENDPKQLIQKAKGIKDISELDLVREVATHEVYYWGEGDWDLHKGYLVKEVNKPLVAVVDFGVKRNILRRLVSEGAKVIVLPPYNARENLRKIDPDAILLSNGPGDPQRVMEGIKLVREFMEEKPIMGICLGHQIIGLALGGRVYKLKFGHHGGNHPVKDLRDGHIEITAQNHNFAVDADSLKDVEITHVNLLDNTLEGFKHRNLPIYCVQYHPEASPGPHDAKNIFKEFLQLCYARA, encoded by the coding sequence ATGAAGAGAGCGATACTTGCCTTAGAAGATGGAACTTATTTTGTAGGATATTCTTTTGGGGCAGAAGGGGAAGCTCAAGGAGAGATAGTTTTCAACACATCTATGACGGGTTATCAGGAAATTCTCACGGATCCATCTTACAAAGGTCAGATCGTAGTTATGACGTACACTCAAATAGGCAATTACGGAGTCAACGATGAGGATGTGGAGTCTGGGAAGGTTCAAGTAAATGGCTTTGTAGTAAAAGAGCTTTCTGTATTTTACAGCAACTGGAGAGCAAAGAAGAGCCTTGATGATTACCTTAAGGAATATGGGGTGGTAGGTATCCAGGGTATAGACACAAGGGCATTAGTAAAAAAGATAAGGGAGAAGGGTGTCTTAAGAGGCATAATATCAACACGTGAGAATGATCCAAAACAACTCATTCAAAAAGCAAAGGGTATAAAAGACATATCAGAGTTAGATCTCGTTAGAGAAGTTGCCACGCACGAAGTTTATTATTGGGGAGAAGGCGATTGGGATCTCCACAAAGGGTATTTGGTTAAAGAAGTTAACAAACCTCTTGTGGCTGTTGTGGATTTTGGTGTAAAACGTAACATTCTCAGAAGGCTCGTCAGTGAAGGTGCAAAGGTGATCGTTTTGCCTCCTTATAATGCGCGCGAAAACTTAAGAAAAATAGATCCTGACGCGATACTTTTGAGCAACGGGCCAGGTGATCCACAGAGGGTCATGGAAGGTATAAAACTTGTCAGAGAATTTATGGAAGAAAAGCCCATAATGGGTATATGTTTGGGACATCAGATAATAGGGCTTGCGTTAGGAGGTAGGGTTTATAAACTCAAGTTTGGACATCATGGAGGAAATCATCCAGTAAAGGATCTGAGAGATGGTCACATAGAGATAACAGCTCAAAATCACAACTTTGCTGTGGATGCTGACAGCCTGAAAGATGTGGAAATAACACATGTAAATTTGCTTGACAATACACTGGAAGGATTCAAACACAGAAACCTGCCTATATATTGCGTTCAATATCATCCTGAGGCGTCACCTGGACCTCACGACGCGAAAAACATTTTCAAAGAGTTCCTTCAACTTTGTTATGCAAGAGCTTAG